The segment TGAACGTCGCCTCGACATTTCCCTTGCCGCTCGCCTGCTTGCGGCCAATCCGGCCCGCCTTTTCAGGTTTGGACATCGAAAGGGAGCGCTTGAGCGGGGACGCGACGCCGACGTTGTGGTTATGGCGCATGCACCGCATCGGTATGACCCGGAAGAATCCGGCCACAACTTTGTCACGTGGAGCCCGTACGCAGGCATCGAGCTGCCCTACCGACCGGTCGCAACTTATCTCCGCGGCAAGCTGGTGTTCGATGGCAAGGATGTGCTGGCAGAGCCAGGCTCGGGCGCCTTCGTTCGGCCGCCGGCTCTTCGCCCCTCGCTCGCAAGGAACGAATCGGTAGCCGCCTGAGAAAGGCAGCTGCTCGTGGATACTCGAACGACCCCGTGCGGATGTCGCGTGGGGTCGTTTTAATACTGTCCGATGTCGGCCGTGACGCGGTCGAGAATGCTCTTGGGCGCGCGGACGAACTCCGAGCGGCTCAAAGGCTCGCCGTCGCCGGGACGTGTCGTCGCAATCATCGCGATCTTGGTCACGGTGAGATTTTCATGGAGCGGATCGCAGCGATCGGCCTTGACCCCGTCGATGACCATCAGGTCCTCATGCCCGCGGAAGCGGGCGGCGAGGGCCCATTCAACTTCGCGCGGGTTCTCGATATCGACATCGTCGTCCACGACGGTGATCAATTTCAGCAAGTTGACCTGCCCCATCGCAAGCATCGCCGCGCGCTTGCCTTCCCCCAATCGCGGCTTGTGCATGGAAATGATCGCATGAAGGCGGCCCATACCGCCTTCGGTGATCAGCACCCGCCGTACGGCCGGTATCATGCGCTGCAGCGCCTGACGGAGTGTCGCGCCGATCGCGATCCCACCAAGGAGACAGTGCTCGCTGGCGTAGCCAGGCAAAATGGCCTGGTAAATCGCGTCATGCCGCCGGGTGATGCATGAAATCCGCCCCCCCAAGCCCGCGCCATAGCTGACATAGAAGCCGTGAAACTCCGAAACCGGGCCTTCCTCGATCTGCTCTTCGGGATCGAGCTCTCCCTCCAGGACGATTTCGGCGTCAGCCGGGACTTCCAGGTCGACGGTCTTGCATTTGACCAACCTCAGAGGCTCACCAAGCATGCCGCCGACATTGTCGAATTCGTCATCGCCAAGACCAAGATACAATTGCGAGCCAAGAAGTACGGCAGGATGGTTTCCAATGGCGACCGCGATGGGCAACCGTCGGCCGAGCGCCTTGGCTTTTTCTGCCAACAAGTTGAGATGATGATTCTTGGCGATGCCCGCCATGATCCTGCCGCCGCCCTCGAGGCGAAGCCGCGCAATGGATACGTTGCGGCGCCCGTTCTCCGGATCCTTCGCGATGATCACGCCGGCGGTGATGTAGGGCGCCGTCTCGCGTTCGAACCAGGTTGGAACGGGCAGGGAGGCCCGCAGATCGATGTCGCCGGACTGGACGACCTCATGTACGGGTGCGGAGCCGCTCATCACCGGCTTTATCGGATGGGACAGTGCTTGCAGACAAAGATCGTCGAGCTTCTCGGGCGCGACGTTCAGCCCGAGGGCGAACCTCTCCCGCGAGACGAGAAGATTGCCGAGGACGGGTAGGGATCCTGTTTGTTCAAACAGAATAGCCGGGCCGCGATCCCTGAGGGCAAGGACAGCCCCTACTTCAAATTTCGGATCGATTGGCCGCTTCACCCGGTGAAGGGCTCCCAGCTTGTCGAGCTGCGATAGGAACGCGCGCATGCTTTGGTCGGTCATTGATTTGCGCTCTCAAGGATCGTTTTGTTGGTGGCGCCTGCGATGTCCAGTGACCTGACAGCCTCGTAGAGCGTGGCGGCGCCCATCGCCACTGCGTCTGGATCAGCCCATTCGTCAGGACTGTGGCTTTTACCTTCGAGGCACGGGATAAACAGCATGGCCGAGCGACCGATGCGAGCAACGAAGGCGGCGTCGTGGCCGGCTCCGGAGGCCAATTCCGTGGTCTTGTAACCGAGCTTCGCCGCGCTGTTCGTCAGCACATCTCGAAGGTGCGCGTCGCATGGGGTCGGATCGGTCCTGGAGATGATCGCGAAACGATCGCGCTTGACCCCGATCCGGCTTGCTGCGTCGAGGCTATAACGATCGAGCAGCAGCACAAATTCGTCGAGCTGCCCGCTATTTTCAGCCCGGATGTCCAGAACCAGTCGCGCCTGCCCGGGGACCACATTTGCCGCGTTGGGCGAGATTTCGATGATTCCTGTGGTGACCACGAAGTGCCCGCGGCCGCTATTCGCCTGCAAGACACCCTGCTCGGCGGCCCAGGAAATGATCTCGGCGGCTGCGACGCCGGCGTCCCGTCTCAAATTCATCGGTGTCCCACCGGCATGGTCGGCAGAACCGAGCAAAATCAGCTCCACCCGCGCGATTCCGACGATTGCGGTGACGATCCCAAGATCGATGCCTGCGTTCTCGAGAACCCGTCCTTGCTCGATGTGAAGCTCGAGATAGGCCGATATTTTCGGCGGCACCACGCGTTCGAGCGCGGACGGAACGCCGCCGACCCTGGCAATAGCCTCGGACAAACGCTCGCCGCGCTTATTCGTCCGAGACAGCGTTTCGGGGCTCAAGGCACCGGCCATTGCGCGGCTGCCGATGCAGGAGATTCCGTAGTCGCTGGGTTCTTCGGCCAGGAAGTCGACGATCTCAAGCGGGTGATCGAGGCGTTGGCCCGACCTGATCACTGCGCGTGCGACCTCAAGCGCAGCAACGAGGCCTGCTGCTCCGTCAAATCGTCCCCCTGATGGCACCGTGTCCGAATGCGATCCGAGCATGATCGGAGGGAGCGAGAGGCGTCCATCCAACCGGCCTATCAGGTTGCCTCCAGCGTCCATGCGGATGGACAAGCCAGCATCGACGAAGAGATTGCTGAGCCAGGTCCGCCCCTCGTCAAAGCGGGTCGTGAACGACCGACGGGTCCAGGGGCGATCGGGTTCCGTGATGGCGGCGAGCGCCATCAGGTCGGTCCACAGACGGTCGGCGTCGATGCTCGACGCTCTCGGATCGAAGGGCATACCTTACCTGAATATGCAGCCGGGTTGCCTGGCCAATAA is part of the Bradyrhizobium commune genome and harbors:
- a CDS encoding UbiD family decarboxylase, translating into MTDQSMRAFLSQLDKLGALHRVKRPIDPKFEVGAVLALRDRGPAILFEQTGSLPVLGNLLVSRERFALGLNVAPEKLDDLCLQALSHPIKPVMSGSAPVHEVVQSGDIDLRASLPVPTWFERETAPYITAGVIIAKDPENGRRNVSIARLRLEGGGRIMAGIAKNHHLNLLAEKAKALGRRLPIAVAIGNHPAVLLGSQLYLGLGDDEFDNVGGMLGEPLRLVKCKTVDLEVPADAEIVLEGELDPEEQIEEGPVSEFHGFYVSYGAGLGGRISCITRRHDAIYQAILPGYASEHCLLGGIAIGATLRQALQRMIPAVRRVLITEGGMGRLHAIISMHKPRLGEGKRAAMLAMGQVNLLKLITVVDDDVDIENPREVEWALAARFRGHEDLMVIDGVKADRCDPLHENLTVTKIAMIATTRPGDGEPLSRSEFVRAPKSILDRVTADIGQY
- a CDS encoding Zn-dependent hydrolase translates to MALAAITEPDRPWTRRSFTTRFDEGRTWLSNLFVDAGLSIRMDAGGNLIGRLDGRLSLPPIMLGSHSDTVPSGGRFDGAAGLVAALEVARAVIRSGQRLDHPLEIVDFLAEEPSDYGISCIGSRAMAGALSPETLSRTNKRGERLSEAIARVGGVPSALERVVPPKISAYLELHIEQGRVLENAGIDLGIVTAIVGIARVELILLGSADHAGGTPMNLRRDAGVAAAEIISWAAEQGVLQANSGRGHFVVTTGIIEISPNAANVVPGQARLVLDIRAENSGQLDEFVLLLDRYSLDAASRIGVKRDRFAIISRTDPTPCDAHLRDVLTNSAAKLGYKTTELASGAGHDAAFVARIGRSAMLFIPCLEGKSHSPDEWADPDAVAMGAATLYEAVRSLDIAGATNKTILESANQ